The Streptomyces clavuligerus genome includes a region encoding these proteins:
- a CDS encoding FAD-dependent monooxygenase, translating into MDRRTAPMGTVLISGAGIAGPAVAFWLNRYGFAVTVVEKASTVRDGGYPVDVRGTAVEVARRTGILPALREAHIETRRLTFLHADGREVAAVHPQAVAGGVEGHDVELPRGRLMEILYGTVRDDVEFRYGDSIDTLTEDGHGVDVVFRSGAQRRFDLVVGADGLHSHTRRLVFGPERRFHRYLGHCFTVFTLPNTWGFSHEGLIWNTPGRAAALYAVEDSDQLYAFLTFAHPDPPERLRDPRDLVATTFAHDGWNIPAMVAALRRADDPFFDTVSQIHMPRWSRGRVALVGDAAHAPSFLTGQGTSLALVGAFMLARSLAEHRDHARAFATYERAIRSFVELNQAEVGAGAAALFPTTAEALEQRNDRLRGLTTLPPAAARPAHTALTLPGSPPA; encoded by the coding sequence ATGGACAGGAGAACAGCACCCATGGGTACGGTCCTGATTTCCGGCGCGGGTATCGCCGGGCCCGCCGTCGCGTTCTGGCTGAACCGGTATGGATTCGCGGTGACGGTGGTGGAGAAGGCCAGCACCGTGCGGGACGGCGGATATCCGGTCGACGTACGGGGCACCGCCGTGGAGGTGGCCCGCCGGACGGGAATCCTGCCGGCCCTCCGGGAGGCCCATATCGAGACCCGTCGGCTGACCTTCCTCCACGCCGACGGCCGCGAGGTCGCGGCCGTCCATCCACAGGCCGTGGCCGGTGGCGTCGAGGGACACGACGTCGAACTGCCGCGCGGGCGTCTCATGGAGATCCTGTACGGGACCGTCCGCGACGACGTGGAGTTCAGGTACGGCGACTCCATCGACACCCTCACCGAGGACGGGCACGGTGTCGACGTCGTCTTCCGCAGCGGCGCCCAACGCCGCTTCGACCTGGTCGTGGGCGCGGACGGGCTGCACTCGCACACCCGGAGGCTCGTCTTCGGCCCCGAGCGGCGGTTCCACCGCTATCTCGGCCACTGCTTCACCGTCTTCACCCTGCCCAACACCTGGGGGTTCTCCCACGAGGGACTCATCTGGAACACCCCGGGACGGGCCGCCGCGCTCTACGCAGTCGAGGACAGCGACCAGTTGTACGCCTTCCTCACCTTCGCCCACCCCGACCCGCCGGAGCGCCTCCGCGACCCCCGTGACCTCGTGGCCACCACCTTCGCCCACGACGGCTGGAACATCCCCGCCATGGTCGCCGCCCTGCGCCGCGCGGACGACCCTTTCTTCGACACCGTGAGCCAGATCCATATGCCCCGCTGGTCCCGGGGCCGCGTCGCGCTCGTCGGCGACGCCGCCCACGCCCCGTCGTTCCTGACCGGCCAGGGCACCAGCCTCGCCCTGGTCGGCGCTTTCATGCTCGCCCGTTCCCTGGCCGAGCACCGCGACCACGCCAGGGCCTTCGCCACCTATGAACGCGCCATCCGCTCATTTGTCGAACTGAACCAGGCCGAGGTCGGCGCGGGCGCCGCCGCGCTCTTTCCCACCACCGCCGAAGCCCTGGAACAACGCAACGACCGACTTCGCGGCCTCACCACCCTGCCCCCGGCAGCCGCGCGCCCGGCCCACACCGCCCTCACCCTGCCGGGGTCGCCGCCCGCGTGA
- a CDS encoding toll/interleukin-1 receptor domain-containing protein, producing the protein MGLDGWELAIAALGTAAAVLTTGFEVRARLSRRRRPAPPRPSLEPGESYDVFISYTEADAEVAETLASRLRAEQLRVFLARWIGPGLVESLEKEEALLASANGLLVFSGATMADAAIRDEYAALLQRVHSGGRRFVPVLVEDVELPPFARIRRPVDLRAPGTAGYDEGLTALVRAVRPRAGGTAS; encoded by the coding sequence ATGGGACTTGACGGGTGGGAGCTGGCAATCGCAGCCCTCGGTACCGCCGCTGCCGTCCTCACGACCGGTTTCGAGGTCCGGGCCCGGCTCAGCCGCAGACGACGTCCCGCGCCGCCGCGGCCTTCCCTGGAGCCCGGGGAGAGCTATGACGTGTTCATCTCCTACACCGAGGCGGACGCGGAGGTCGCGGAGACGCTGGCCTCCAGACTGCGGGCCGAACAGTTGAGGGTGTTCCTGGCCCGCTGGATCGGCCCCGGCCTGGTGGAGAGCCTGGAGAAGGAAGAAGCCCTGCTGGCCTCGGCCAATGGCCTTCTGGTCTTCAGCGGCGCGACCATGGCCGACGCGGCGATCCGGGACGAGTACGCCGCGTTGCTCCAGCGCGTCCACTCCGGTGGGCGGCGGTTCGTCCCCGTCCTGGTGGAGGACGTGGAGCTGCCACCGTTCGCGCGCATCCGCAGGCCGGTCGATCTCCGCGCCCCCGGCACCGCCGGGTACGACGAGGGGCTGACCGCCCTGGTACGAGCGGTACGCCCGCGCGCCGGGGGTACCGCCTCGTGA
- a CDS encoding TIR domain-containing protein: protein MTEVFVSYAHEDEEWARGLAHELSRHGLRVFFDAWDVLPGDVIVHRTDAAISAAASALVVISPASARSPRALEEYAALATAAAERNLRFIPVLIGEAVLPPFAANRVWRDFRGVDGTAYDDKIAELASVLLDEAAQVGPAGPVRRSGPAGATGPAPENLAAVLPTPPRPVTEPARPSLVVCYVSADAGYALALVDQLRTAGLSVWSADDLRAGDPQFWMVRQQLAFATAVIVLMSPQSQDSDDITRMILEGMLHQRPFFPLLLDGRRNYHLAHTWYVDARDGRLLNPSELDLLRDLEAARGGGVLPDEPPLAFPAPRTRPSVAAVRVPAAVSLKRLDTYLSEGELAHADLHTTAILLEAADRLDEGWFGTRHVRALSAEVLAGVDALWSDHSRGRQGLRAQAELAPVSRARHTDFLALSVACGWRDSVESPVPRRYRRLTERAGHGPRRGFYPTLRNPQDEPFHDWYDRWSATVLATHLHARRGGAVP, encoded by the coding sequence GTGACCGAAGTCTTCGTCTCCTACGCCCACGAGGACGAGGAGTGGGCGCGAGGACTGGCACACGAACTCTCCCGCCATGGGCTCAGAGTCTTCTTCGACGCGTGGGACGTCCTCCCCGGCGACGTGATCGTCCATCGGACGGACGCCGCCATCAGCGCCGCCGCGAGCGCCCTCGTGGTCATCAGCCCGGCCTCGGCCCGCTCGCCCCGTGCCCTGGAGGAGTACGCGGCCCTCGCCACCGCCGCGGCGGAGCGGAACCTGAGGTTCATTCCCGTGCTGATCGGCGAGGCCGTACTTCCGCCGTTCGCTGCCAACCGGGTCTGGCGGGACTTCCGCGGTGTCGACGGGACGGCGTACGACGACAAGATCGCGGAGCTGGCCTCCGTCCTCCTGGACGAGGCCGCGCAGGTCGGTCCGGCCGGTCCGGTCCGCCGGTCCGGTCCGGCCGGTGCCACCGGCCCGGCGCCGGAGAACCTCGCGGCGGTGCTGCCGACGCCACCCCGCCCGGTGACCGAGCCGGCCCGGCCCTCCCTCGTCGTCTGCTACGTATCGGCCGACGCGGGCTATGCGCTGGCCCTGGTCGACCAGTTGCGGACGGCCGGGCTTTCCGTATGGTCGGCCGACGACCTACGGGCGGGGGACCCTCAGTTCTGGATGGTCCGGCAACAACTGGCCTTCGCGACCGCCGTCATCGTCCTGATGTCACCGCAGTCCCAGGACTCCGACGACATCACCCGCATGATTCTGGAGGGGATGCTGCACCAACGCCCCTTCTTCCCGCTTCTGTTGGACGGGCGACGCAACTACCACCTGGCACACACCTGGTACGTCGACGCACGGGACGGCCGACTGCTGAACCCGTCCGAACTCGATCTGCTGCGCGACCTGGAGGCGGCGAGGGGCGGTGGCGTGCTGCCGGACGAACCGCCTCTGGCGTTCCCGGCACCGCGCACACGACCGTCCGTGGCCGCGGTACGGGTTCCGGCGGCGGTCTCGCTCAAACGCCTCGACACCTACCTTTCCGAGGGGGAACTCGCCCACGCCGACCTGCACACCACGGCGATCCTCCTGGAGGCCGCGGACCGGCTCGACGAGGGATGGTTCGGCACGCGGCACGTACGCGCGCTCTCCGCCGAAGTCCTCGCCGGTGTCGACGCGCTGTGGTCGGACCACTCACGCGGCAGGCAAGGTCTGCGTGCGCAGGCGGAACTGGCCCCGGTGAGCCGGGCACGCCACACCGACTTCCTCGCGCTCTCGGTGGCCTGCGGCTGGCGCGACTCCGTCGAGAGCCCCGTCCCACGACGTTATCGCCGGTTGACGGAACGGGCGGGGCACGGACCCCGCAGAGGGTTCTACCCAACCCTGCGCAACCCGCAGGACGAGCCTTTCCACGACTGGTACGACCGATGGAGCGCCACCGTGCTGGCAACACATCTCCACGCCCGCAGGGGAGGCGCCGTCCCGTGA
- a CDS encoding SPFH domain-containing protein: MFLFKWWWAFPIINGYGLIVLMQYLSDRKHERSVSGSAKWRDKPMVMILAAGYTTLSVASGTFAVLVIAAAVVGWLGFRNVPSDRVGIVRRRYGRTHSEFRNITPHRTRGVLAGVLRPGRSRWVFPALNEVRFAPRTQVAEGSVGLVTAREGKTRPKGRALGRSVECDNFQDGDAFLLNGGEQGVQVDTLPPGQFYINTALFEVEQVQRVHVPVDTIGLVTSKAGGLRPADHTFGKHVPCDDFQDGAAFLAGGGEQGRQLAILQGGAYYDINPALFDVTTVLTGNEGQGGLTDQHLYEFQIPNGFTGVVIALAGAIPEQPDQPRPTVDGHQQFTLPWEFLRNGGQRGVQSETLPEGTVCALNPYFVRVVLVPMRLLTLEWDDKTPAQSSNYDAHLDRITVTVQGHRLSVNMQQTLQIPPESAPLLVTRNGSGQTSGIGGLDPDPLPVQRFVERVLGASVVSYFNEIAAAATVKEFLEAYAETRMELATQVQTALKNWGVEARTTTLGEFQAEDPSLNEVMKQPAHEQMRGELLKAQRANAEIEDAIDAVRVEAERRRISMELETRIKLFGLNHVVVIEMLKEITKAPVPQFISGGDLSSFLETQPVARLEGLLDKMQGFAANVDTDESSQLRLPPQADTGEGADRRYET, translated from the coding sequence ATGTTCTTGTTCAAATGGTGGTGGGCCTTCCCGATCATCAATGGCTACGGCCTCATCGTGCTCATGCAATATCTCAGCGACCGCAAGCACGAACGCAGCGTGAGTGGTTCGGCGAAATGGAGGGACAAGCCGATGGTGATGATTCTGGCTGCCGGGTACACGACCCTGTCCGTGGCCAGCGGCACCTTTGCCGTCCTTGTGATCGCGGCCGCTGTCGTCGGCTGGCTCGGATTCCGGAATGTTCCCTCCGACCGGGTGGGCATCGTCCGCCGACGATACGGCCGCACCCACTCGGAGTTCCGGAACATCACGCCGCACAGAACGCGTGGAGTCCTCGCCGGTGTCCTGCGGCCCGGCCGCTCCCGCTGGGTGTTCCCCGCCCTGAACGAGGTCCGGTTCGCCCCCCGCACCCAGGTGGCGGAGGGCAGCGTCGGCCTGGTCACGGCGAGGGAGGGGAAGACGCGGCCCAAGGGGCGGGCGCTGGGCCGTTCCGTGGAGTGCGACAACTTCCAGGACGGTGACGCGTTCCTGCTGAACGGCGGCGAACAGGGCGTGCAGGTCGACACCCTGCCCCCCGGCCAGTTCTACATCAACACGGCGTTGTTCGAGGTCGAGCAGGTGCAGCGGGTCCATGTGCCCGTCGACACCATTGGACTGGTGACATCGAAGGCGGGCGGGCTCCGGCCCGCGGACCACACCTTCGGCAAACATGTGCCGTGTGACGACTTCCAGGACGGCGCCGCGTTCCTCGCCGGTGGCGGGGAGCAGGGGCGGCAGTTGGCCATCCTCCAAGGAGGGGCGTACTACGACATCAACCCGGCACTGTTCGATGTCACCACCGTCCTCACCGGCAACGAGGGCCAGGGCGGGCTGACGGACCAGCATCTGTACGAGTTCCAGATCCCGAACGGCTTCACGGGCGTGGTGATCGCACTTGCCGGGGCGATTCCGGAGCAGCCCGATCAGCCACGTCCGACAGTGGACGGTCACCAGCAATTCACGCTCCCCTGGGAGTTCCTTCGCAACGGCGGTCAGCGCGGTGTGCAGTCGGAAACCCTGCCGGAGGGCACGGTCTGCGCGCTCAACCCGTACTTCGTGCGGGTCGTGCTGGTCCCCATGCGTCTGCTCACCCTGGAGTGGGACGACAAGACTCCGGCGCAGTCCAGCAACTACGACGCCCATCTGGACCGGATCACGGTGACCGTTCAGGGACACCGGCTGTCCGTCAATATGCAGCAGACCTTGCAGATCCCACCCGAATCCGCTCCCCTGCTGGTCACCAGGAACGGCAGTGGCCAGACGTCAGGAATCGGCGGACTGGACCCGGACCCGCTTCCCGTCCAACGGTTCGTGGAGCGGGTGCTGGGCGCGAGTGTCGTCTCCTACTTCAACGAGATCGCCGCCGCGGCGACCGTCAAGGAATTCCTGGAGGCGTACGCCGAGACCCGTATGGAGCTGGCCACCCAGGTGCAGACCGCGCTGAAGAACTGGGGAGTGGAGGCCAGGACCACCACCCTGGGCGAATTCCAGGCCGAGGACCCCTCGCTCAACGAGGTCATGAAACAACCGGCCCACGAACAGATGCGAGGCGAATTGCTGAAGGCCCAACGGGCGAACGCGGAAATCGAGGACGCGATCGACGCGGTCCGTGTGGAGGCGGAGCGCCGGAGGATTTCCATGGAACTCGAAACCCGCATCAAGCTGTTCGGGCTGAACCACGTCGTCGTCATCGAAATGCTCAAGGAGATCACCAAGGCCCCCGTCCCCCAGTTCATCAGTGGCGGTGACCTCTCGTCCTTCCTCGAAACACAGCCGGTCGCAAGGCTGGAAGGGCTCCTGGACAAGATGCAGGGCTTCGCCGCGAACGTCGACACCGACGAGTCGTCGCAGCTCCGGCTCCCGCCGCAGGCCGACACGGGCGAGGGGGCGGACCGGAGGTACGAGACATAG
- a CDS encoding DapH/DapD/GlmU-related protein translates to MSSDRLMRIHSAEFHAMAERVLRVTELTSRLNVLPFEDETGKAELFEQILGKPLPPRVTIYPPFYTDHGLNLDLAERVFINQNCTFLDYAGIRLGERVMIGPKVTFITIGHPVDPEERRLYLTGAPIDVAENVWIGAGATILPGVSIGRDAVVAAGAVVADDVPPASLVTGSKATVHRTW, encoded by the coding sequence ATGTCCAGTGACCGTCTTATGCGCATCCACAGTGCCGAGTTCCACGCCATGGCCGAGAGGGTTCTGCGGGTCACCGAGCTGACCTCCCGCCTGAACGTCCTGCCCTTCGAGGACGAAACGGGCAAGGCGGAACTGTTTGAGCAGATCCTCGGCAAGCCACTGCCGCCGAGAGTCACCATCTATCCGCCCTTCTACACCGACCACGGACTCAACCTCGACCTCGCCGAGCGCGTCTTCATCAACCAGAACTGCACATTCCTGGACTATGCCGGTATCCGGCTCGGCGAGCGTGTGATGATCGGACCGAAGGTCACGTTCATCACCATCGGCCACCCGGTCGATCCCGAGGAGCGGCGGCTGTATCTGACCGGCGCGCCCATCGACGTGGCGGAGAACGTGTGGATCGGCGCCGGTGCCACCATCCTGCCCGGCGTCAGCATCGGCCGTGACGCGGTGGTCGCCGCGGGCGCGGTCGTGGCCGATGACGTTCCACCGGCAAGCCTGGTGACCGGCAGCAAGGCAACCGTGCACCGAACGTGGTGA
- a CDS encoding MSMEG_1061 family FMN-dependent PPOX-type flavoprotein has product MTTPLAGSAFDSLSLDAVADQDALRRVYELPGDTAIRKQMTELTDQTRRLIGCSSLVLVASADAEGNCDVSPRGGPAGFVSVLDARTVAIPDATGNKRLDTLQNIIATGRAGLLFVIPGRTTTLRVNGRACVSTRPELLAQLTAVGKPPASALVLGIEEVYPHCPKSLLRSGAWKPEQWLPTDAQPTSAEVTLAQLRMPELTITDIEQSEADSLKYRYE; this is encoded by the coding sequence ATGACGACACCCCTTGCCGGCAGTGCTTTCGACTCGCTCAGCCTCGACGCCGTAGCTGATCAGGACGCGTTGCGCCGGGTCTACGAGCTGCCCGGGGACACGGCCATACGCAAGCAGATGACCGAACTCACCGATCAGACCAGACGGTTGATCGGATGCTCCTCGCTGGTCCTGGTCGCCAGCGCGGACGCCGAGGGCAACTGCGACGTTTCCCCACGCGGCGGACCCGCCGGGTTCGTCTCCGTCCTGGACGCACGGACGGTGGCGATACCGGACGCAACCGGTAACAAGCGTCTGGACACCCTGCAAAACATCATCGCCACCGGACGGGCCGGGCTGCTGTTCGTCATACCGGGGCGCACCACGACGCTCAGGGTGAACGGCCGGGCCTGTGTCTCCACCCGCCCGGAGCTGCTGGCGCAACTGACCGCCGTGGGCAAGCCGCCTGCCAGCGCGCTGGTACTGGGGATCGAGGAGGTCTACCCGCACTGCCCCAAGTCGCTCCTGCGCAGCGGGGCCTGGAAGCCGGAGCAGTGGCTGCCGACGGACGCCCAGCCGACCTCGGCCGAGGTGACACTGGCCCAGCTGCGGATGCCGGAGCTGACGATCACCGACATCGAGCAGTCGGAGGCGGATTCGCTGAAGTACCGGTATGAGTAA
- a CDS encoding AraC family transcriptional regulator — translation MWVRLSTDEVAVEDRVDWYHDVVSRTVAPHRLVIPDGPRFRARAGVLPLGRIELSRHIHSAHHALRTPRLIRQSDPEHYVLALISRGAKGISQRRNDTVAGSGDLIFFDTSHPYTAGTPSDDDPIMTLLHIPRELLGLPVDRLDAALGSRFTARQGIGAIFRRFTDSLDEHGAECGPQELRILERTALDLASGVLAQQLDAWDSLPTESREQLLLARIDAFIDRHLADPDLTPRTIAAYHHISLSTLYSLFRTREETVAATIRRRRLEHCRADLARGDRPIQTIATRWGFSGAAVFSRAFRDAYGASPREFRTPTD, via the coding sequence ATGTGGGTGAGGCTGTCGACCGACGAGGTCGCGGTGGAGGACCGGGTGGACTGGTACCACGACGTGGTGTCCCGGACGGTGGCCCCCCATCGCCTCGTGATACCCGACGGCCCACGCTTCCGGGCGCGGGCCGGTGTGCTGCCGCTGGGGCGGATCGAGCTGTCCCGGCACATCCACTCCGCGCACCACGCGCTGCGCACTCCGCGGCTGATCCGGCAGAGCGACCCCGAGCACTATGTCCTGGCGCTGATCAGCCGGGGGGCGAAGGGGATCTCCCAGCGCCGCAACGACACCGTGGCCGGGAGCGGGGACCTGATCTTCTTCGACACCTCCCACCCGTACACCGCGGGAACCCCCTCCGACGACGATCCGATCATGACCCTTCTGCACATCCCCCGGGAGCTGCTGGGCCTCCCCGTGGACCGGCTGGACGCCGCGCTGGGCAGCCGCTTCACCGCCCGTCAGGGCATCGGGGCGATCTTCCGCCGGTTCACGGACTCCCTCGACGAGCACGGCGCCGAGTGCGGTCCGCAGGAGTTACGAATCCTGGAACGGACCGCGCTGGACCTCGCCTCAGGCGTACTGGCCCAGCAGCTCGACGCCTGGGACTCCCTGCCCACCGAGAGCAGGGAACAACTTCTGCTCGCGCGGATCGACGCCTTCATCGACCGGCACCTCGCCGACCCGGATCTGACCCCCCGTACCATCGCCGCGTATCACCACATCTCCCTCAGCACCCTCTACAGCCTCTTCCGCACCCGCGAGGAGACCGTCGCGGCCACCATCCGCCGTCGCCGTCTGGAACACTGCCGCGCCGACCTCGCCCGTGGCGACCGCCCGATCCAGACGATCGCCACCCGCTGGGGCTTCAGCGGCGCGGCCGTCTTCAGCCGGGCCTTCCGCGACGCGTACGGCGCATCACCGCGTGAATTCCGCACCCCCACCGACTGA
- a CDS encoding RICIN domain-containing protein — protein MRRPGRILATAIGATGLLMSALASPALAAPAPGAGSPRAETNAAFYMIGNEKTGRCLALRGSGAELGSAAIQATCNSAAADQFWAFTTAGRLVNYRTGTCLAVRGGSTEGGAVVIHAKCDPPGSDQHWNWGDGVNTQIRNINSGRCLALRGGGAENGVDAIQATCSAHGADQFWTIL, from the coding sequence ATGCGACGACCTGGCAGGATTCTCGCGACCGCCATCGGCGCCACCGGTCTGCTGATGTCCGCACTGGCTTCCCCCGCCCTCGCCGCCCCCGCGCCGGGCGCGGGAAGCCCGCGTGCCGAGACCAATGCCGCCTTCTACATGATCGGCAACGAGAAGACGGGCCGGTGCCTGGCCCTGCGCGGAAGCGGAGCCGAGCTGGGTTCCGCCGCGATCCAGGCGACGTGCAACAGCGCCGCGGCCGACCAGTTCTGGGCGTTCACCACCGCCGGACGCCTGGTCAACTACAGGACCGGTACCTGCCTCGCGGTGCGCGGCGGGAGCACGGAGGGCGGGGCCGTGGTGATCCACGCCAAGTGCGACCCCCCGGGCAGTGACCAGCACTGGAATTGGGGGGACGGCGTCAACACCCAGATCCGCAATATCAACAGCGGGCGCTGCCTGGCCCTGCGGGGAGGTGGCGCGGAGAACGGTGTGGACGCGATCCAGGCCACCTGCTCGGCGCACGGAGCCGACCAGTTCTGGACCATCCTGTAG
- a CDS encoding alpha/beta hydrolase family protein codes for MSSRALGHQTVSVKPIPVPAPGRGIDLRVRVTAPRSGRDLPVIVFSHGNAWSLDGYEPLVDRWAAAGFVVVQPTHLDSRRNAIGWDDPRFATIWRVRTADLHAILDNLGDILAQADLGTRADRERIAVVGHSWGAQTAGAVLGARVLDADGVPGEDLSHSAVSAGALIAAAGTSDSLTPFAAGKLPFMKPDFSTMTTPALVIAGGKDQSRLSTRGPEWFTDAYCLSPAPKSLLTIAGAEHTMGGIAGERVAETTDENPARVALVADAISAYLRATLGLDDTEWTALGSTAEDGDGAWSITSK; via the coding sequence ATGTCTTCGCGCGCCCTCGGCCACCAGACCGTCTCGGTCAAGCCCATCCCCGTTCCCGCACCTGGCCGCGGCATCGACCTGCGGGTGAGGGTCACCGCCCCTCGGTCGGGCCGGGACCTGCCCGTGATCGTCTTCTCCCACGGCAACGCATGGTCCCTGGACGGGTACGAGCCCCTCGTCGACCGGTGGGCCGCCGCCGGATTCGTCGTGGTGCAGCCCACCCACCTGGACTCCCGCCGCAACGCCATCGGCTGGGACGATCCGCGCTTCGCCACCATCTGGCGCGTTCGGACAGCCGACCTCCACGCGATCCTCGACAACCTCGGCGACATCCTGGCCCAGGCCGACCTGGGGACCCGCGCCGACCGTGAGCGCATCGCCGTGGTCGGCCACTCCTGGGGCGCCCAGACCGCGGGCGCCGTCCTCGGTGCCCGCGTACTCGACGCCGACGGCGTGCCCGGCGAGGACCTCTCCCACTCCGCGGTGTCGGCCGGCGCGCTGATCGCCGCGGCCGGAACCAGCGACTCCCTCACCCCGTTCGCCGCCGGGAAACTCCCCTTCATGAAGCCGGACTTCTCCACCATGACCACTCCGGCCCTGGTCATCGCGGGCGGCAAGGACCAATCGCGGCTCTCCACCCGGGGGCCGGAGTGGTTCACCGACGCCTACTGCCTCAGCCCGGCCCCCAAGAGCCTGCTCACCATCGCCGGGGCCGAGCACACCATGGGCGGCATCGCCGGCGAGAGGGTCGCCGAGACCACCGACGAGAACCCCGCCCGCGTCGCCCTTGTCGCCGACGCGATCTCCGCCTACCTCCGCGCGACCCTCGGCCTCGACGACACCGAGTGGACCGCTCTCGGCAGCACCGCCGAGGACGGCGACGGCGCGTGGAGCATCACCAGCAAGTGA
- a CDS encoding TetR/AcrR family transcriptional regulator — protein sequence MRESVGVRQAQAQRTRSGVLEAAAAVFVEQGVQAPVRDIAERAGVGVGTVYRNFPTRADLVTAVYRHQIDACAALAPRLLEESASSFTALTLWADAFVDFLVTKHGLGAALGSGDPGLENLHTLMLDTLVPACATLLDACAADGELRSGATAYTLMRAIGNLCITGPDYDQADARRMVALLLTGCRSTA from the coding sequence GTGCGGGAGTCGGTCGGGGTACGCCAGGCACAGGCGCAGCGCACCCGCAGTGGCGTGCTGGAGGCTGCCGCGGCGGTCTTCGTCGAGCAGGGCGTCCAGGCGCCTGTCCGTGACATCGCCGAACGCGCAGGTGTTGGGGTCGGCACCGTCTACCGGAACTTCCCGACCCGCGCGGACCTCGTCACCGCCGTCTATCGGCACCAGATCGACGCCTGCGCCGCTCTCGCGCCCCGGCTCCTTGAGGAGTCCGCCTCGTCGTTCACGGCGCTGACCCTGTGGGCGGACGCGTTCGTCGACTTCCTCGTGACCAAGCACGGTCTCGGCGCGGCGCTGGGGTCCGGAGATCCGGGGCTGGAAAACCTTCACACCCTCATGCTCGACACCCTGGTCCCGGCCTGCGCGACGCTGCTGGACGCCTGCGCCGCCGACGGCGAACTCCGCTCCGGTGCCACCGCCTACACGCTCATGCGCGCCATCGGAAACCTCTGCATCACCGGCCCCGACTACGATCAGGCCGACGCCAGGCGCATGGTCGCCCTCCTCCTCACCGGATGCCGCAGCACCGCCTGA
- a CDS encoding peptidase inhibitor family I36 protein yields MRRLTVLAAALSIATPIAPAAAAPDPAPRAIVSFPGSDCPTQSLCLYRDANYTGGGIALQGGNSISNLGDYGFNDVMSSWSNDTFRYCMWFPHIGMTGEGHRMNNTYRINLPANENDTASSVRC; encoded by the coding sequence GTGCGTCGTCTCACGGTCCTGGCCGCGGCCCTGTCCATCGCCACACCGATCGCCCCGGCGGCTGCCGCGCCCGACCCCGCGCCCAGGGCCATCGTGAGCTTCCCCGGCTCCGACTGTCCGACCCAGAGTCTCTGTCTTTACCGTGACGCCAACTACACCGGCGGTGGAATCGCCCTCCAGGGCGGTAACTCGATCTCGAATCTGGGCGACTACGGCTTCAACGACGTGATGTCGTCCTGGTCCAACGACACCTTCCGGTACTGCATGTGGTTCCCGCACATCGGCATGACGGGAGAGGGCCACCGCATGAACAACACCTACCGGATCAACCTCCCGGCGAACGAGAACGACACCGCCTCCTCCGTCCGCTGCTGA